The Rhizobium rosettiformans genomic sequence CGGGTGGAAGTACCGGTTGTCGAACAGGTGGATTGCGCCGTCAGGCTTGCGGGCCGTCACGTTGACGGCGGCGAGCATCCACAGCGCCCGCTGCGACGGGCTGGCAAAGCGCACATAGGTATTGGCGGGATTCGCAACACTTTCGGCGAATACCGCGTCGAAGCTCCGCCCCTTGGCCGTTTCGGTCTTGCGCCCGGTCCTGGCATTGTGCTCCTCGACGCACATCGCCACGTGCCGCTCAAGCTCGTCGATCGGGACTGCCCGCGAGCCGTAGTTCTCCGGCTTGTGCTGCGTGCTGCGGCCCGTATAGCAACCGGCCATGGCCGGATGCTTGGCGATGTTTTCGGCAAGATCACCCCATCCGCGCTCGATGGGCTTCGACTGGCCGGAATACGGGTTGACGAAGCGGGCATCGATCCCGAGCGTCTTCAAGAGCCCGGCAACCTCATCTTCGGTGATCTTGAACCGGTTGCGACGCTTGGCCTTGCCGGAGATCATTTTCGAGGCAAAGGCGCGGCCGTTGTCCATGTAGATGCGATCGGGAATGCCGTGGGTCTCGACCATGTTGCCGATGGCAGTGCGCACCGCTTCCCAGGTCTCGGCCTCGCATAAAACCCACGAGAGGATCTTGCGCGAATAGATGTCCTGGATCGCCATCAGATAGACGCGGCCCCACTTCTCGCGGCCTGGAAATGAGACATGCAGGTCGAGCTTGTGACCGTCTGTGTTGACCATCTGCATCGCGTGGAGATGGGCGACCGAGCGCTGCAGGGCCGGAATGAGCCTCTTGGAGGCTTCCTTTCCTTTGCGCGCAAGCTCCTGGACGGCCTTGGGGATCTGAATGTCGATCCGGCGGCGAAGCGTCCGCTCATGCGGGATAGGTGCCCAGCCCTTCCGCTTGGCCACGTCCTCCATCCGTCGGTAGCATGCGGCAAAGGCCGGGCCTTCCGGGCGCAGGTAATCCGAAACCAGCATGTCCCAGGCGTCGGGATGCACGGGGGCGAGATCGGCGACGACACCGTCGGCAATCTTCGATGAAGATGGCGCAAGGGCCGCAAGCCAGTCCTGCCGGGCATGACCTTCGACCAGAGACTGCCACTGGTAGTAAGTGGAGATGGAGATATCGGCCTTGCGGCTGACATGCTTGATCGCGTCGAGCGCCCTGATGCCGGATTTTTTCATGTCCTCGACAGAGCAGATGATCGCAAGCCGCTCCTTGCAGACGGTCTTTTGCGTCTCGGTCAGCGCCTCGTATTTGCGCCACAGAAGCGCGGAGCGGTCACCGTCACCGCCGACAGGGGCCGAATGCAGGAAGGCGAGCTTCTGCCGGGCCGGATCAGGCAACAGCGAGATGTGATACTCGAAGCCACCGCCGCCTTCGCGGCCCTGGCGCTTGCGCACTTTGCCAATGGCTCGCCAGCCATGGCGGATGATGTATTTGTCATAGCCCTTGATCGTCCAGGGCATGTCGGGAAGCTTGGCTTCCGCCAAATCGGAAAGGGTGAACCACTCTTTCATGCGTCCCCTCCCTTCGGGCGGGCAGCCATATAGGCGCGGATATCGGCCTCGTGCTCGCGGCAGAACATCAAGGTTGCCCGGATCGCGTAGGCGCGCTCCATCAGCATGTCGGCTTCCGCCTGGCGCATCTTGCCGGTCCGCACGTGCTCGGGATAAACCCGCTGGCGCATGGCGATCTCGCGGTCTATCTCGGCAATCTGTCCGATGATCGAAATCCTCTTCACCCCAGGTCTCCCTTGCGGCGAATGGTGACCGGGGTCGAGGTGAGGCGGTTGAGTTCGCGGGTCAGCGCCCGCTGCTCCTGGCGCAGACGCGCAATTTCCGCGAGGCGCGCTTCGTCGCCCTCAAGCAACAGCAGCCCGTCATCCGACAGCACGACGTCCCACAGCCAGCTCGCGCCGGTGGCGCGCACAAAGGCCTTGAACCTGACGAGACTGATATCGTGGCCGGTCTTGCTCTCGGCGGTATAGGCATCGAGAGCCCCCTTCGAGACGGCTTCAAGCCGCAGATAATGGGCCATGCGGGCCGCAATCGTCGGGCGGTCATGCGGGCACTCGCGGATGGCGCGCGCCATCTCCCGCTTGAGCCGCGAGCGGAAGCGGTCAAGGTCAATCTGTTCCTTGGCGGCACGAACGGGGAAGACCGCCGAGGGCCAGAAGTCGAATTGGGCAGGGTCGCGCTTCATTCTGCGGCCTCCAGGCTGGAGGCACCGCGCATGTCGACGATGTGGTCGAGCACCCGCCGCACGGTGGTCTCGTCGGCTTTGGCAAGCAGCGCGACGATCTTGTTGTAAGTCTCGTCCTGCAAGGCATCGGCATTTAGCTGGACCTTCGGCTTCAGCCAGCCCCAGATGGTCTTGAGATCCGCGCCCTCTCGCAAACTGGCCGCAACGCGGCCCTGATCGTCGGCTGGCAGCTTGGCGAGCTTCAGCAGTTCCTTCTGGTCGTTCTCTGCAGGTGTTCCACGAACGGCTGCACGAAGGGCAGGAGTGATCTTTTGACCGATGCGCGTGACCTTTTTATAGGTCGTTGGCCCAAATCCGAGGCGCTCTTGGACCTGCTGGGAAAGCTCTCGGCCAGGGGCAAAAATCAAAGGGCACCCGGTGTCCTTTGATTTGCGATCACCGCCACGTGCAATTTTGCCGAACTTCTCCTCGTAGACCTCGCGGAACTTGAGGACGAACAGCGCCCGATCGAGAGGGGTAAGCTCGTTACGGTAGATGTTCTCGGAAAGTTCGATCAGCTGCGCCTCGACGGCGTCTGCAGAGACGACGATGACATCGATCTCTTCCCAGCCGTTCAATTCGGCAGCGCGAAGGCGATGCCCTCCCGCCACGAGTGTCAGCGGGGTCTTGCCGCCATTGGCAGCCGGTGTTGAGCGAACCGTGAGCGGATTGATCAGCCCGCGATCCATCATGGAGGCGGCAATGGCGGCAGCGTGATCCTCGTCGATCGGACGGGCGCGTTCACCGACATGAATCGAGGCAATCGAAACGGTCTTGAACGTCGCCATTTATGCAGCCTCCTCGTCGCGACGGGCAGCATCCTGCAGCTCGGCCATGAACAGGTCCTTCGCCCGCGCTGAAATCCGCTGATAGGCCCGCTCGAACACGGGGTCGTGCATCCGCTCGTCGACGGTGCGAACAGCGCCAAGGATCGTGGTGCGCGCAACGGTCAGGATCATCACCAGCCGGCGGCGCGGGATCGAGAACTCCACATTCAGGATATGAATGGCGATCTGGCGGGCGAGCTTCGCATCGAACATCTCGCGCGGCGGCGCGATGATGTCGCGAATGGCGATGTGATTGAAATGCGATCGGCTGGCGCGGTAACAGGCCGAAATCATCGCCTGCAGCCGTTCGTCTTCTGAATAGGGATTGAGCATGAGGCCTCTCAGAACTGTGCGAGAAGGAGGACGAGGCTCGCCGCAAGCGCACTCGCGACGATGGAAAAGATCATGATCAGGTCCGCGACCTGGCAGGCAGGAGAAGGGGAGGGCATGAACGGGTTGCGGCTGGCGATTTCGCCATCCGCTTTCGCCATTGGCTGCGCGCCGGATTTGGCGGAAGCTTGGGTCGTGACGCTGGCCGGCCGGGTCTGTCCGCCGGGGATCAGATCCCTGCGAACCGCAAGGTAGAAGGCGAGAACAGCGGTGCGGCTGGCGTCACGCATCACGCGGCCTCGCTCTGGCCGTGCAGGGCATCTAACCTCTGCCAGTAGCGACCGACGGAGCTTCGCGACGGCACTTGCGCCGCCCCGAACAGGTGGCGCACCCGCCACAGCGCCCCCTCGATCGTCATTTGCCGGTGCGCGCTGGTGAGAACCGCCCTGACGCCGATATGGCTCCACCATTTCGGCCGACGCCCGTTCGCCCAGATCGGCTTGTGTGCCATGGTCTCGGCGACCGCGATCTCCTCGGGCGAAAGATCGCGCTCCTCCATTTCCATTTCGTCGAACCGGTTGATCGAGGCGGCAACGTCATAGGTGTTGCCCGAGCGGACGCCGCTGATCATGTACTGGATGTCCATCCCGCAGGTCGCCATGCTGAACAGCAGATAGCCGTCAGGATTGATGCGGCCTGTCCGGATCTTCTCGATCGCCGATGGCGTCAGCGTGAGGCACTCCGACAGCTCGTCGTCGGGCCAGTTGCCGCACTCTTCGCGGAACCGCTGCCCGAAGGATTGAAGTTCGAAACAGGTAATTCTCTCGTCGCGTTTTGTCATTGATCGACTCGCGGTAAAGATGAAGATAGGCCTGCAGCGGCAAAAGCCGCGCAGGAACGGTCAGGCGGCCTTGCCGGACGTCTGGTATTCGCGGGCGAGTATCTTCGCGGCGGACTTCGGGTAGCGATCGGGGAAAAGCTCTTCGACCGGAACGCCGAGGAACTCCGCGATAGCCCGTTCGGACTTCTCGTTCTGGCGCGTCCAGATCGTGCGGAACCCGCCGGGAGAGATCCCGCGAAGTTCTGCAAGCTTGGCCATTGTCATGCCTCGGCGGCGCAATTCGCCGAGAATGGAATGCCGGTCCCACTTGGGCTTGGTCATCTGTGTACTCCTCAGGAAGCCGGTGTTGGCGCATCGGCTTTTTGTTGAATGGTTTGGATCAATCGAAGCCGTATCAAAGCGGCTTCATGTGATTTGGTACCCCAAAGATTTTTGGGTGTCCAGATATAATTGGTGTGAGGTTCTGATTTTGGTCGAAATGTCTGATGTTGCCGCACGTCTGGCGGAGGAGCGCGAGGCGCTCGGGTACAGCAGGGCGGCGTTTGCAAGGCTTCTTGGGCTAAGCACTGAGGGGCTTCGCGTAATTGAGGCGGGTAAGACCGCATTCCGCTCAGATGTTTTGGTAGCTGCCGCCGGGGCCGGGGCGGATGTTCAATACATCATCACGGGCGTCCGCTCGAAAAACGTTGAAAAGGTTGCCGACGAGGTCGGTTTCGAAAAACAGGTCATCCAGGGCAATGTCTCGGGCGTCGGCTTTGCCGGGGCTGGTGCAAACATCAGCATCGTCAACACCCAGACCCACCGCACCACGGTGCGGCCCGAGACCCGGCCAGGAGACGAGCATATCTCGATCGAGCAGCGTGCCATTTTGACCGAGCTGGTGAACAAGGTCGTCGAGAAGGAGGAGCTTTTGAAAAAGGCGCCCAAATCCTATAGGGCTGTCTGGGCCGCGTTGAACAAGCACTGCAAGGTGAACAGCTATCAGCTCATCGCGGCGGCGGACTTTGAAAAGGCCCGCAGCTATTTGAACCAGTGGATAGGAAGCCTGCACGGCATGCGCTCGGCCCCGCTGAAAGACGGCGAAGACTGGCGCAAGCGCAAGATCCAGGCGATCTGGGCCAACACCAAGACCCCGGACGATGAGGCCGCGCTGCGCGCTTATGCTCTGAAGAATTTCGGCAGCGAGAGCATCAAGGAACTGGCCAACGACGAGCTGGAGAAGACATATAAATATGTCGCCTCAAGGCGTAGTCGGAAGCGCTGAAATCGCCGCAGCCAGGAGGAACCTTGCAAAACCTCGAAAGGCCCTCGATTTGCGTGCCGCGACACCGGAAATGCCCGAAAATCCGGGCTTTTCTCTCTCCCTGCCTCATCAAAAACTTAAGGTTCCGCCTCAGTAGGGAACCTCAAATTGGAATTTCGCCCTCCAAAAGGCGTCGTCCAGGCCACCCGGCTTACTTCGCCGAAATGCCTCAACCTTGTTTTTTCAATGGCTTGAAGCCGCCTTAAAGGCCTTTCAACGATTTTTGAGGATTGCCTTGAAGAGGAGGGCTGCCGAGGCCGATCTTGACCGATGGGGCGGCAAACGGATAAATTCCCGTGTCAGAAGCCGCCGCACGCCGCCGCCGCTCCAAATGCTTCAAGTTATTGTTCTTCCTTGCTGTTTATCAGCAATTATCGGCTCTTATCACGTATTCCCAGAATTCCGGTTACAAGTGTCAGACAACACCGACCCAAAGCGTTCGCTTCAGCCTCCTTAAAAAGTCACGCGCCACATCTGCATTTTAGCTCTTTCTTTAGGCTGCATGGCGCTTCTTGTGCCCGCTTGCCATTGTTCTCGTGAGGGCTCTCGCCTCTACTCACAATTCACGCATCGCTTGACAAGTCGATTGACCGGTGACGATTTTTGATTTACGAATGACGAAATTCAAAAATCGTCAGTCGTAAATCATCATGACCCAGAGCACAGTCCCGTCCACCGAAGCAGCCGATATGTCCACCCGCATCCTTGAGGCGGCGGAGGGGCAATTTCGTCACTACGGATACAGCAAGACAACCGTCGCCGATGTGGCAAAGGAACTCGGCATGTCGCCGGCCAACATCTACAGGTTCTTCGGCTCGAAGAGCGAGTTGCTGGAGGGCGTTTGCGCCCGGCTTCTGCATCAGAGCCTGTCCATCGCCCAGTCCATCGCTGCCCTTCCGGTCAGTGCGGAGGAAAGGCTGCGCCGCTATTCCATGACGCATTTCGAGTTCACCGTGGCCACCATGCTCGATGAGCGCAAGGTGCATGACATGGTCGTGGCCGCGATCGAGCAGAGCTGGGGCGTCATCGACAAGCATATCGACGAAATCCAGGCCATCCTGACCGACATCATTGCGGAAGGCATGGAAAAGGGAGAGTTCGCCAAGGGCGACCCGGCCCATGCGGCGCGCTGTTTCGGCGCGGCGACCTCGCCACTGCACCATCCCCAGATGGTCGCACAGTGTATCGGCAAGACCAATCGCGCCGGTCCGGAAGATCTGACCGAATTCGCCATCCGAGCCCTCAAAGTCTGAGACCCCGCCGGGGAGGAACCACTATGTCCGCCAGCGTCCGCCTGTCCCTGAGTGCATTGTCCCTTTTCGCCGCCTTCGGGCTCGCCGCCTGCACGGAAGGCGGTGCGGAAACGGTGGAGCAGCCAAGCCTTCGCCCCGTGAAGGTGATCGAGGTCGAGGC encodes the following:
- a CDS encoding TetR family transcriptional regulator; this encodes MTQSTVPSTEAADMSTRILEAAEGQFRHYGYSKTTVADVAKELGMSPANIYRFFGSKSELLEGVCARLLHQSLSIAQSIAALPVSAEERLRRYSMTHFEFTVATMLDERKVHDMVVAAIEQSWGVIDKHIDEIQAILTDIIAEGMEKGEFAKGDPAHAARCFGAATSPLHHPQMVAQCIGKTNRAGPEDLTEFAIRALKV
- a CDS encoding transcriptional regulator, which translates into the protein MAHRLFVEWFGSIEAVSKRLHVIWYPKDFWVSRYNWCEVLILVEMSDVAARLAEEREALGYSRAAFARLLGLSTEGLRVIEAGKTAFRSDVLVAAAGAGADVQYIITGVRSKNVEKVADEVGFEKQVIQGNVSGVGFAGAGANISIVNTQTHRTTVRPETRPGDEHISIEQRAILTELVNKVVEKEELLKKAPKSYRAVWAALNKHCKVNSYQLIAAADFEKARSYLNQWIGSLHGMRSAPLKDGEDWRKRKIQAIWANTKTPDDEAALRAYALKNFGSESIKELANDELEKTYKYVASRRSRKR
- a CDS encoding helix-turn-helix domain-containing protein; translated protein: MTKPKWDRHSILGELRRRGMTMAKLAELRGISPGGFRTIWTRQNEKSERAIAEFLGVPVEELFPDRYPKSAAKILAREYQTSGKAA
- a CDS encoding ParB N-terminal domain-containing protein; its protein translation is MATFKTVSIASIHVGERARPIDEDHAAAIAASMMDRGLINPLTVRSTPAANGGKTPLTLVAGGHRLRAAELNGWEEIDVIVVSADAVEAQLIELSENIYRNELTPLDRALFVLKFREVYEEKFGKIARGGDRKSKDTGCPLIFAPGRELSQQVQERLGFGPTTYKKVTRIGQKITPALRAAVRGTPAENDQKELLKLAKLPADDQGRVAASLREGADLKTIWGWLKPKVQLNADALQDETYNKIVALLAKADETTVRRVLDHIVDMRGASSLEAAE
- a CDS encoding transposase domain-containing protein — encoded protein: MKEWFTLSDLAEAKLPDMPWTIKGYDKYIIRHGWRAIGKVRKRQGREGGGGFEYHISLLPDPARQKLAFLHSAPVGGDGDRSALLWRKYEALTETQKTVCKERLAIICSVEDMKKSGIRALDAIKHVSRKADISISTYYQWQSLVEGHARQDWLAALAPSSSKIADGVVADLAPVHPDAWDMLVSDYLRPEGPAFAACYRRMEDVAKRKGWAPIPHERTLRRRIDIQIPKAVQELARKGKEASKRLIPALQRSVAHLHAMQMVNTDGHKLDLHVSFPGREKWGRVYLMAIQDIYSRKILSWVLCEAETWEAVRTAIGNMVETHGIPDRIYMDNGRAFASKMISGKAKRRNRFKITEDEVAGLLKTLGIDARFVNPYSGQSKPIERGWGDLAENIAKHPAMAGCYTGRSTQHKPENYGSRAVPIDELERHVAMCVEEHNARTGRKTETAKGRSFDAVFAESVANPANTYVRFASPSQRALWMLAAVNVTARKPDGAIHLFDNRYFHPALNNWIGKKLKVLFDPSDLHGAVKVYAPDGRLLCDAECVDKTGFDCADAAREIARARATKKKDQQAALNSARKLSDLELKELTGRSGSRKPAKPKPAAPVVTRLITRTPVATKVVEVPEVTVDEHQYEDAFSRGLARVAGGDAAIIEFPRGDRPTSGAFGRRPRTEK